The genomic stretch CCCCCGCCCAGTTGCCTTCCTACGCTACAGCAGGGGCTGCGGGAATGGATTTACGCCATGCCGGGGAAGAGACCACTCTCGAACCCGGCAGCCGCGTACTCCTGCCTACAGGCTTCTGTGTGGCCATTCCGGAAGGCTGTGAAGCCACGGTCCGGCTGCGGTCGGGTTTCGCTTTGCAGACCGGTCTCCTGATGCTGAACGCACCCGGCACGATTGACTCCGATTACCGCGGTGAAATCAAACTTCTGCTCATGAATCCCGGCAAGGATCCCGTCCGCATTCCCAAGGATGAACGCATTGCCCAGCTCGTGATTGCTCCCGTAATCCGCTGCGCATGGCAGGAAGTCGAGAGGCTTGCCGAAACGGATCGCAGCAGCGGAGGCTTTGGCAGCACCGGGAAATCATAAGATCACACTGTTGATCCTGTCTTTCCTCATCCCTCATCCTTCATCCTTCATCCTTTCTTCAGGCCGTCTTGCGCGTTTAGCGTATTTTCACTATATTTCTTGCAGGTCAGTTTGTTGTGGTGCCATCGAACGTGGATACGGATCGAAAGGGACCCGCGATCAGGAAACTTTACTATAGCATTGGTGAAGTCTCCGAGCTGACGGGTATTCCAGCACATGTTCTCCGCTACTGGGAGAGCGAGTTTCCGCAATTGCATCCGAAGAAAAGTCGGACTGGAAACCGCACCTACC from bacterium encodes the following:
- the dut gene encoding dUTP diphosphatase, which gives rise to MKTPPVTVQIQRLPHAPAQLPSYATAGAAGMDLRHAGEETTLEPGSRVLLPTGFCVAIPEGCEATVRLRSGFALQTGLLMLNAPGTIDSDYRGEIKLLLMNPGKDPVRIPKDERIAQLVIAPVIRCAWQEVERLAETDRSSGGFGSTGKS